In Henningerozyma blattae CBS 6284 chromosome 6, complete genome, the following are encoded in one genomic region:
- the THR4 gene encoding threonine synthase THR4 (similar to Saccharomyces cerevisiae THR4 (YCR053W); ancestral locus Anc_6.323): MVTNSQVYRSTRSSSEATKTFEQVVIQGLAEDGGLFIPPIIPQVSEDTLFNKFSKLSFQELAFEVMRLYIDPKEIPDVDLKRLIKTSYSTFRAENVTPLVKNTTSKSSNLHVLELFHGPTYAFKDVALQFVGNLFEYFLERTNKDLPDGHKKQLTVVGATSGDTGSAAIYGLRGKKDVSVFILYPTGRISPTQEEQMTTVQDKNVQTLSVKGTFDNCQDIVKQIFGDKEFNSKHNVGAVNSINWARILAQMTYYFYAYFQATDGKKANVKFVVPSGNFGDILAGYFAKKMGLPVSQLVIATNENDILDRFLKTGVYERSDKVAATLSPAMDILISSNFERLLWYLAREYQADNNDLQAGKIVNDWFIQLKTKGKFEVSPAIIQGALKDFASERVSNEDTVATIKKMYEVSENPKRYVLDPHTAVGVRVTENLMAKDNDNSIHYISLSTAHPAKFADAVNSALSTFDGYSFDKDVLPAELKKLSTLEKKLKFIEKPDLELVKSAIEEELVKMDL, encoded by the coding sequence atgGTTACCAATTCTCAGGTTTACAGATCAACCAGATCCTCTTCTGAGGCTACCAAGACTTTTGAACAAGTTGTGATCCAAGGTCTAGCTGAAGATGGTGGACTTTTCATCCCACCTATCATTCCACAGGTGTCTGAAGACACCTTGTTTAATAAGTTTTCCAAGTTATCTTTCCAAGAGTTGGCATTTGAAGTGATGAGATTGTATATAGATCCTAAAGAAATCCCAGATGTagatttgaaaagattGATCAAAACTTCATACTCAACTTTTAGAGCTGAAAATGTCACACCTCTAGTGAAAAATACCACATCCAAATCTTCCAATTTACATGTTTTGGAATTATTCCATGGCCCAACTTATGCATTTAAGGACGTTGCTCTACAGTTTGTtggtaatttatttgaatatttcttGGAAAGAACTAACAAAGATTTACCTGATGGTcataaaaaacaattgaCTGTTGTAGGTGCTACCTCTGGTGATACCGGTTCCGCTGCCATCTATGGTTTAAGGGGTAAGAAGGATGTCTCTGTCTTTATATTGTATCCAACTGGTAGAATTTCTCCAACCCAAGAAGAACAAATGACTACTGTGCAAGATAAAAATGTTCAAACTTTATCTGTCAAGGGTACTTTTGATAATTGCCAAGATATCGTTAAACAAATATTCGGCGATAAagaattcaattcaaaGCATAACGTCGGTGCTGTTAATTCTATTAACTGGGCGAGAATCTTGGCTCAAATGACCTATTATTTCTATGCTTATTTCCAAGCCACTGATGGTAAGAAGGCTAACGTCAAATTTGTTGTTCCAAGTGGTAACTTTGGTGATATCTTAGCAGGCTATTTTGCCAAAAAGATGGGATTACCAGTTTCACAGTTGGTTATTGCtactaatgaaaatgatattttggACAGATTTTTGAAGACTGGTGTTTACGAAAGATCAGATAAGGTTGCTGCTACTTTATCTCCAGCCATGGACATCCTAATTTCTTCTAACTTCGAAAGATTATTGTGGTATTTAGCAAGAGAATACCAGGCTGATAATAACGATTTACAAGCCGGTAAAATTGTCAATGACTGGTTCATTCAATTGAAGACTAAGGGTAAGTTTGAAGTTTCTCCAGCAATTATTCAAGGTGCTCTCAAAGATTTTGCTTCCGAAAGAGTTTCTAATGAAGATACTGTGGCAACCATCAAAAAGATGTATGAAGTTTCTGAAAATCCAAAAAGATATGTCTTGGATCCACATACTGCTGTCGGTGTCCGCGTAACTGAAAACTTAATGGCtaaagataatgataattcaattcattatataTCCTTATCAACTGCTCACCCAGCTAAATTTGCTGATGCAGTTAATTCTGCTTTATCAACATTTGATGGATATTCTTTCGATAAAGACGTATTACCTGCAGAATTGAAGAAACTATCTACtttagaaaagaaattgaaattcatAGAAAAACCAGATTTAGAATTAGTCAAATCCgcaattgaagaagaactTGTAAAAATGGATTTATAA
- the CTR86 gene encoding Ctr86p (similar to Saccharomyces cerevisiae CTR86 (YCR054C); ancestral locus Anc_6.324), with product MPTDIKTLLGILNKFEILFSEVPESVSTYQASLNEINSFVISCAQDEKFRDELANSEHVWRSSKACFEKILLNEKSLSGLSKFEGIHFWYMRSYRAILVLLRNLSVSNQKIPNDLLLQNMIIKTFITIISRETVKFDEMTTTCYINTLTLLHNITKTFIIFDKSVLDQTMALLEYPLHNPNNISEPILFPFILTLINYSQNDDFLYYFFKHEKIGLVLNNLLMQNLILNHSTLFSKLDITNIDESKIELSEVDKIVLKLFKIFACNESFASYLLELEIYSKDLFFKIFKILQIVITNTSTWDKFQLTNIMNWCYKIFIKVSNEIKTYFSNNLQSIEVAKCMHDKISISLDIMSSLVHFEHVQKFLLSYNGLEELISLLEVFQNNLIRINFFKDKDGKLKELKSTNSMGAKIDNSKLLYSRIDYKTNTILPTNFPECKSIIIEILTQLTYNKKEIQDKIRELHGLQLVLSNCVIDDNDPFIKERSIMCIRFLLQENKDNQDFVAKLEAKKVVKDDVLDEAGYDVAINKDGTIGLVNKSSQQN from the coding sequence ATGCCAACAGATATCAAAACTTTATTAggaattttaaataaatttgaaatccTCTTTTCAGAAGTGCCTGAAAGTGTAAGCACCTACCAGGCATCATTGAATGAGATAAATAGCTTTGTCATAAGTTGTGCTCaggatgaaaaatttagagATGAGCTTGCTAATTCAGAACATGTTTGGAGGTCTTCAAAGGCATGTTTTGAGAAAATTTTACTGAATGAAAAATCTCTAAGTGGACTAAGTAAATTTGAAGGTATCCATTTTTGGTATATGAGATCATATAGAGCTATTTTGGTACtattaagaaatttatcTGTGAGTAATCAGAAAATACCGAATGATTTACTGTTAcaaaatatgataattaAAACCTTTATTACTATAATATCAAGAGAAACAGTGAAATTTGATGAAATGACAACTACTTGTTATATTAATACCTTAACTCTATTACACAACATAACAAaaacttttattatatttgataaatcagTCTTGGATCAGACAATGGCTCTTTTGGAATATCCCTTGCATAACCCTAATAATATATCTGAACcaattttatttccttTCATTTTAACCTTAATTAATTACTCTCAAAACGATGATttcttatattatttttttaaacatGAAAAAATAGGCTTGGTTTTAAACAACTTATTAAtgcaaaatttaattttaaaccaTTCTACATTGTTTAGCAAATTGGATATAACGAATATTGATGAATCTAAAATCGAATTATCTGAAGTAgataaaattgttttaaaattgtttaaaatatttgcatGCAATGAATCATTTGCATCTTATTTACttgaattggaaatttATTCTAAGGAtttattcttcaaaatatttaaaattttacaaattgtAATCACAAATACTTCAACTTGGgataaatttcaattaacaaatattatgaATTGGTGTTataagatatttataaagGTATCAAATGAGATTAAAACTTATTttagtaataatttacaatcAATTGAAGTTGCTAAATGTATGCACGATAAAATTAGCATTTCATTAGATATCATGTCATCACTAGTTCATTTTGAACACGTTCAAAAATTCCTGCTATCATATAATGGATTAGAGGAATTAATCTCATTATTAGAggtttttcaaaataatttaattcgTATTAACTTctttaaagataaagatgGGAAACTGAAAGAACTAAAATCAACGAACTCGATGGGTGctaaaattgataattctaaattacTTTATAGCAGAATTGATTATAAAACAAACACAATTTTGCCTACAAATTTTCCGGAATGTAAGTCCATTATAATCGAAATTTTAACGCAATTAACTTATAATaagaaagaaattcaaGACAAGATTAGGGAACTTCATGGTCTGCAATTAGTCTTGTCAAATTGTGTAATTGATGACAATGATCCATTCATTAAAGAAAGGAGTATCATGTGTATTAGATTTCTATTgcaagaaaataaagataatcaAGATTTTGTTGCTAAATTAGAAGCCAAGAAAGTTGTTAAAGATGATGTCTTGGACGAAGCAGGCTATGATGTTGCAATCAATAAAGATGGTACTATTGGATTAGTAAATAAATCTAGCcaacaaaattaa